In Trichocoleus desertorum NBK24, the following are encoded in one genomic region:
- a CDS encoding PAS domain S-box protein, with protein MPQNLSAPSDLQREELCYLFVKNLPFAAALLDRDMNYLITSQRWLSDLGLDQQDITGRSHYEFFPQHCQPLSAAHQQCLTEVTELCVEEQFHQSDQAIAWRQWKICSWQDKGGSIGGVMLVAEDITQRKQAEINLRENEAELQAIIDNCPAVIYLRDTQGRLTRVNRQFEILTGMSAKQIYGKTSYDLFPKHVADEHWRNDQILLASGRAVTVEELAPQADGLHTYVSVKFPIFNANGEVSATGGISTDISDRKQAEQALQESEAMYRQMLDAIPDMVLCKGERSRIIYGNEAFREFYGMSNEELQGLIDSPVNDPDYTQQYIQDDLYVFSTGQTLNIPEEPVTRHDGSVHLFHTIKTPIFDATGNVVQTMGVSRNITERKQADMALQQGKHQLEEAQRLAHIGSWDFDPMTGVISWSDEVYRIHGLSVGPKAPSYAELLQMHHPSDRDPFQEVVNKALTEGAAYDIEYRIIQPTGSIRYIHAKGEAILNEQGETVRLFGTIFDITDRKQFEVALKQSEARLREKAQREQLLNQLTNQIRSSLDLSQTLETAVREIQSLLRLDRCLFVRYRQHTELPYWEITQEAKDPALNSLLGFKNVDADILPLAEKSLRREGVRINNVQTEPDATTREFFTFLGYTATLTLPVHTQSGEIGVICCAMTQSNRTWDDSEVALLQAVGDNLAIAIDQAKLYEQSRAAAATAQAQTQQLEQTLRELQQTQAQLVQTEKMSSLGQLVAGVAHEINNPVNFIYGNLSHADDYMQDLLHLLDLYQQHYPQPHPEIQQERTDVDIEFLSEDLPKLLSSMKVGADRIQKIVLALRNFSRMDEAEVKSVNVHEGIDSTLMILHNRIKDTPNHRGIEIIKTYDKLPLLECYAGQLNQVFMNVLSNAIDALNERDSQRSPEEIKQNPSTITIQTCKLDARQVQISIADNGPGMPEPVRQRLFEPFFTTKPIGKGTGLGLSISYQVIVEKHLGQLECISAPGQGAEFLITLPLATKRM; from the coding sequence ATGCCTCAGAATCTCTCTGCCCCCAGTGACTTACAGCGTGAGGAGCTTTGCTATCTATTTGTTAAAAATCTACCCTTTGCCGCTGCCCTGCTCGATCGCGACATGAACTATCTCATCACTAGCCAGCGCTGGTTAAGTGATTTAGGGTTAGATCAACAAGATATCACAGGGCGATCGCACTACGAATTTTTTCCTCAGCACTGTCAGCCCTTGAGTGCTGCCCACCAGCAGTGCTTGACCGAGGTAACCGAACTCTGTGTCGAGGAACAGTTCCACCAATCAGATCAGGCGATCGCTTGGCGGCAATGGAAAATTTGCTCTTGGCAAGATAAAGGGGGGAGCATTGGGGGGGTCATGCTGGTGGCTGAAGACATTACCCAACGCAAGCAAGCCGAAATAAACCTACGCGAAAATGAAGCGGAACTGCAAGCCATTATTGACAACTGCCCTGCCGTTATTTACCTAAGAGATACCCAAGGTCGGTTGACTCGTGTGAATCGCCAGTTTGAGATTTTGACAGGGATGAGCGCCAAACAAATTTATGGCAAGACCAGTTATGATCTCTTTCCCAAACATGTTGCTGATGAGCACTGGAGAAACGATCAAATTCTGTTGGCCTCTGGTAGAGCTGTCACTGTAGAGGAATTAGCGCCACAGGCTGACGGTCTACATACTTATGTTTCCGTCAAGTTCCCAATTTTTAATGCTAACGGCGAAGTTTCTGCAACGGGCGGTATTTCAACAGATATCAGCGATCGCAAACAAGCCGAGCAAGCGCTACAAGAGAGCGAAGCAATGTATCGGCAGATGTTAGATGCTATTCCTGATATGGTGCTTTGCAAAGGAGAGCGATCGCGCATCATTTATGGCAATGAGGCGTTCCGTGAGTTCTACGGCATGAGTAACGAAGAACTGCAAGGTTTGATTGATTCGCCAGTCAACGATCCGGATTACACTCAGCAGTATATCCAAGACGATCTTTATGTGTTTAGCACTGGGCAAACACTCAACATCCCTGAGGAACCCGTCACTCGTCATGATGGATCTGTGCATCTGTTCCACACCATCAAAACTCCCATTTTTGATGCTACAGGCAATGTTGTTCAGACAATGGGCGTTTCCCGAAACATTACGGAACGCAAGCAAGCCGACATGGCGTTGCAACAGGGGAAGCACCAGCTAGAAGAAGCCCAGCGTCTAGCTCACATCGGCAGTTGGGATTTTGATCCAATGACTGGGGTGATTTCTTGGTCAGATGAGGTGTACCGGATTCACGGTTTGTCAGTCGGGCCAAAAGCCCCTAGCTACGCAGAACTGCTACAAATGCATCACCCCAGCGATCGCGATCCGTTTCAGGAAGTTGTGAATAAGGCACTGACTGAAGGAGCCGCTTACGACATTGAATACCGGATTATTCAACCCACTGGCTCAATTCGCTACATTCATGCCAAAGGAGAAGCGATCCTGAATGAGCAAGGAGAAACTGTTCGCCTCTTTGGTACTATCTTTGACATTACCGATCGCAAGCAATTTGAAGTAGCTCTAAAGCAATCTGAGGCTAGACTACGAGAAAAGGCTCAACGTGAACAACTGCTCAATCAGCTCACGAATCAAATTCGGAGTTCTCTCGATCTCAGCCAAACCCTAGAAACAGCGGTACGGGAGATTCAATCTTTGTTGCGACTCGATCGCTGTTTGTTTGTCCGCTATCGCCAACATACTGAGCTTCCTTATTGGGAGATCACACAAGAAGCGAAAGACCCTGCCCTTAACAGCTTACTAGGATTTAAAAACGTCGATGCAGACATTTTGCCCTTAGCCGAGAAATCTTTAAGACGAGAGGGTGTTCGCATTAATAATGTGCAAACGGAGCCTGACGCAACTACTCGGGAGTTTTTTACCTTTTTAGGCTACACAGCAACGCTGACGCTCCCTGTTCATACTCAATCTGGTGAGATTGGTGTTATCTGTTGCGCCATGACTCAATCGAATCGAACTTGGGATGATTCAGAGGTAGCCTTACTTCAAGCAGTGGGCGACAATTTGGCGATCGCCATAGACCAAGCCAAGCTATACGAACAAAGCCGTGCGGCTGCAGCCACTGCTCAAGCTCAGACCCAGCAATTAGAGCAAACTCTCCGGGAACTCCAGCAGACTCAAGCACAGCTAGTCCAGACAGAGAAGATGTCTAGTCTGGGTCAACTCGTCGCAGGGGTAGCTCATGAGATCAACAACCCTGTGAATTTCATCTATGGCAACCTCAGTCATGCTGATGATTACATGCAGGACTTGCTACATTTGTTAGATCTCTATCAACAACATTACCCGCAACCTCATCCTGAAATTCAGCAAGAAAGGACAGATGTTGATATCGAATTTCTCTCGGAAGACCTACCTAAGCTACTGTCATCCATGAAAGTAGGTGCAGACCGCATTCAAAAGATTGTGCTGGCGTTGCGCAACTTCTCCCGCATGGATGAAGCCGAGGTTAAGTCGGTAAATGTCCACGAAGGCATTGATAGCACGCTGATGATTCTCCATAACCGCATTAAGGATACGCCTAATCATCGTGGCATTGAGATCATCAAAACATACGACAAGCTGCCTCTACTAGAATGTTACGCCGGACAGCTCAATCAAGTCTTTATGAATGTGCTCTCGAATGCGATCGATGCGCTCAATGAACGAGACAGCCAGCGATCGCCTGAAGAGATCAAGCAAAATCCTAGTACCATCACCATTCAGACTTGTAAGCTCGATGCTCGGCAAGTGCAGATTAGTATTGCGGATAATGGCCCTGGTATGCCCGAACCTGTCAGACAGCGCTTGTTTGAACCCTTCTTCACCACTAAACCGATCGGCAAAGGTACAGGTTTAGGTTTATCCATCAGTTATCAGGTAATCGTTGAGAAGCATTTGGGGCAGTTGGAGTGTATCTCTGCTCCGGGGCAGGGAGCAGAGTTTTTAATTACTCTCCCCCTTGCCACTAAGCGAATGTAG
- a CDS encoding NUDIX hydrolase, giving the protein MQKHGPWTIQASHEQYQNSFIRVMEDQVIQPDGELGSYATVRVPRGVAILAIDPQNMVYLTQQFRYALGKASIEVVSGAIDGDESPLEAAQREAREEMGIEAKAWTELGVVNLDTSIVQSPVHLFLAQELSFGESDREGTETIEPVKSSLDEAVQWVMNSEITHSASCVLILKAHHTLNRLG; this is encoded by the coding sequence ATGCAAAAACATGGTCCTTGGACAATTCAAGCCAGTCATGAACAATATCAGAACTCCTTTATTCGAGTGATGGAGGACCAAGTTATTCAACCGGATGGAGAACTGGGAAGCTATGCTACTGTGCGGGTGCCGCGAGGCGTTGCTATCTTGGCGATCGATCCGCAGAACATGGTGTACCTGACTCAGCAGTTCCGTTATGCTCTCGGTAAAGCCAGCATTGAGGTAGTGAGTGGTGCGATTGATGGGGATGAGTCTCCCTTGGAAGCAGCTCAGCGGGAAGCTCGTGAAGAGATGGGAATTGAAGCCAAAGCTTGGACAGAATTGGGAGTGGTGAATCTTGATACTTCAATTGTGCAGAGTCCAGTCCACCTATTTCTGGCTCAAGAGCTGAGTTTTGGGGAGAGCGATCGCGAGGGTACAGAAACCATTGAACCCGTCAAAAGTTCTCTAGACGAGGCAGTGCAATGGGTGATGAACAGCGAAATCACTCACTCTGCTAGCTGCGTCTTAATCTTGAAAGCCCATCACACTCTAAATCGCTTGGGTTAA
- a CDS encoding S-adenosyl-l-methionine hydroxide adenosyltransferase family protein, with protein MLIHIIADYGLGDLAFAEVVQRIKLHLPDAELVLTPVPAFSTLAAGFCVAQLGLNEAPAGTIIYHNVAPRQDDDQARTANAGERLAFARLPNGVRVIGVNAGHAFSFVRDAAVELRWAAVAAEGSQFRSRDLFPQAAAAIALGQPEALDDVLDPTDIPDIPENCIAYIDGYGNLKTTIKQSDRKAKVGSEISVRIGDTEQAAIASDGSFAVEPGQIAFAPGSSGWTNPEGEETQWMELFLRGHSAWEAFGKPTVGSQIQIQERILAGNSSPA; from the coding sequence ATGCTGATCCACATCATTGCCGACTATGGACTAGGTGACCTTGCTTTTGCAGAAGTCGTGCAACGCATCAAGCTCCACTTACCCGATGCCGAACTTGTGCTTACACCTGTTCCTGCTTTCTCTACCCTAGCGGCTGGTTTTTGTGTCGCCCAACTAGGTCTGAATGAAGCCCCTGCTGGCACCATTATTTACCACAACGTCGCGCCCCGCCAAGATGATGACCAAGCCCGCACCGCCAATGCAGGAGAGCGTCTAGCCTTTGCCCGCCTACCCAATGGGGTACGGGTGATCGGAGTCAACGCAGGTCACGCCTTCTCCTTTGTACGGGATGCCGCAGTAGAGTTACGTTGGGCCGCAGTTGCCGCCGAGGGATCTCAATTTCGATCGCGAGATCTCTTTCCTCAAGCCGCTGCTGCGATCGCCCTAGGACAACCAGAAGCTCTAGATGATGTTCTTGATCCCACTGACATTCCAGACATTCCAGAGAACTGTATCGCTTACATTGACGGTTACGGCAACTTAAAGACCACCATTAAACAAAGCGATCGCAAAGCTAAGGTTGGTTCCGAGATCTCCGTGCGGATTGGTGACACCGAGCAGGCTGCGATCGCGAGTGATGGAAGCTTTGCAGTTGAACCAGGGCAGATTGCCTTTGCACCAGGCAGCAGCGGTTGGACAAATCCGGAGGGTGAAGAAACGCAATGGATGGAATTGTTTTTGCGCGGACACAGCGCTTGGGAAGCATTCGGAAAACCAACCGTGGGGTCACAAATTCAAATTCAAGAGCGGATTTTAGCTGGCAATAGCAGTCCTGCTTGA
- the menH gene encoding 2-succinyl-6-hydroxy-2,4-cyclohexadiene-1-carboxylate synthase gives MTEANILDPDHEPYQWHYSFQGNLDQPLILFLHGFLGDCHDFDPVISLLTDQFCCLTVDLPGHGKTKVRGRDEFYTMPQTAQGLIQLLGQLTISTCALVGYSMGGRLALYLALNFPQFFHRVVLESASPGLKTAAERSQRRDHDTQLAKQLETEDFSNFLRRWYGQPLFASLQQHPDFEKIVKHRLNNRPKALARSLRYMGTGQQPTLWQRLPENQLPLLLLVGEQDAKFRAINSEMVSLCPQAKLSIFGDCGHNIHWENPNLFAQQVREFLAIAPDASKDTQRQNLCNINI, from the coding sequence ATGACCGAAGCAAACATACTCGATCCTGATCACGAACCGTATCAATGGCATTACTCCTTCCAAGGCAATTTGGATCAACCTTTGATTCTGTTTTTGCATGGCTTTCTGGGTGACTGTCATGATTTTGACCCTGTCATCTCCTTGTTAACCGATCAGTTTTGCTGCTTAACGGTAGACTTGCCAGGACACGGCAAAACGAAAGTTAGAGGTAGAGACGAATTCTACACCATGCCGCAGACAGCCCAAGGACTCATCCAACTTTTGGGGCAGTTAACGATTTCTACCTGTGCTTTAGTTGGCTACTCGATGGGCGGACGACTGGCTTTATATTTAGCCCTAAATTTCCCCCAATTTTTTCATCGGGTAGTGCTGGAGTCAGCTTCGCCTGGACTCAAGACTGCTGCTGAGCGATCGCAACGCCGTGATCACGATACCCAGCTCGCCAAGCAACTAGAAACAGAAGATTTCTCCAATTTCCTCAGGCGATGGTATGGTCAACCTCTTTTTGCATCTCTTCAGCAGCACCCAGATTTTGAGAAAATCGTAAAACATCGCTTAAACAATCGCCCTAAGGCACTGGCTCGATCTCTTCGCTATATGGGCACAGGCCAACAACCTACCCTATGGCAACGATTACCAGAGAATCAACTGCCTCTCCTCTTGCTCGTCGGTGAACAAGATGCAAAATTTAGGGCTATCAATTCTGAAATGGTGAGTCTTTGCCCTCAGGCTAAGTTAAGCATCTTTGGAGATTGCGGCCATAATATTCATTGGGAAAACCCCAACTTGTTTGCTCAGCAAGTGAGGGAATTCCTGGCGATCGCGCCTGATGCTAGCAAAGACACCCAGAGGCAAAATCTATGCAATATCAATATTTAG
- a CDS encoding serine hydrolase, translating to MQTVAKFPWFVSGLVGSLLLSAPAQADVLQSWRFDARQNQLELATDEGVQPTAQLIANPTRIVIDLPGIRLGRPKSSQMIGGTVQAVRTGQFNAQTARLVVELAPGYTVDPQQVQVRGSSSTRWTVKLPTPQATTAIATPISNVPQAIATIAPPPETFGGLIPAGRPLTWLQQRVVSLRTSKYSSLRSGISFLDMETGNYLDLNGDKVYATASIIKLPILIAFFQDVDAGKIKLNETLTMTRDMVVGGSGEMQDLPVGSKFTALETATKMITISDNTATNMIIKRMGGIQVLNQRFRSWGLEKTVIRNWLPDLRGTNTTTAKELTRLLAMLDQQKLLSPKSQTQAIGILQRVKNRKLLPVGLGRGATIAHKTGDIGFLLGDAGIVVMPNGKHYMAAVLVESAYDDPAARDFIQDVSRIVYTYLDQATRTASVNQPNP from the coding sequence ATGCAAACAGTTGCCAAGTTTCCCTGGTTTGTGTCCGGTCTTGTAGGTTCACTTTTACTTTCAGCTCCTGCCCAAGCTGACGTTTTGCAATCCTGGCGGTTTGATGCTCGCCAGAATCAGCTAGAACTTGCCACCGATGAAGGTGTGCAGCCCACAGCCCAACTCATTGCCAATCCCACGCGCATCGTGATCGACCTGCCTGGAATTCGGCTAGGACGGCCTAAAAGCAGTCAAATGATTGGAGGTACGGTTCAAGCGGTACGAACGGGTCAGTTTAATGCTCAGACCGCGCGGCTAGTGGTGGAGTTAGCACCGGGATATACTGTAGACCCGCAGCAAGTTCAGGTTAGAGGTAGTTCTTCGACGCGATGGACAGTGAAGTTGCCCACACCTCAGGCTACGACCGCGATCGCGACTCCAATTAGTAATGTGCCGCAGGCGATCGCCACGATCGCTCCACCCCCTGAGACCTTTGGTGGTTTGATTCCAGCAGGGAGACCTTTAACCTGGTTACAACAACGAGTAGTTTCCCTCCGAACTTCCAAATATTCGTCCCTGCGGTCTGGAATTTCCTTTCTGGATATGGAGACAGGCAATTACTTAGATTTAAATGGAGACAAAGTTTACGCCACCGCTAGCATCATTAAGTTACCCATCCTGATCGCCTTCTTTCAAGATGTAGATGCTGGCAAAATCAAGCTCAATGAAACTTTGACAATGACGCGGGATATGGTGGTCGGTGGATCAGGAGAGATGCAAGATCTCCCTGTGGGCAGCAAATTTACAGCGTTGGAAACTGCCACAAAAATGATTACGATCAGCGACAACACCGCTACCAACATGATCATCAAGCGGATGGGCGGTATCCAGGTTCTCAACCAACGTTTCCGCAGTTGGGGATTGGAGAAAACTGTGATTCGTAACTGGCTCCCAGACTTGCGCGGCACCAACACTACAACGGCCAAGGAGTTAACTCGCCTATTGGCAATGCTAGATCAGCAGAAGTTGCTTTCTCCTAAGAGCCAAACCCAAGCGATCGGGATTTTGCAAAGGGTCAAAAATCGTAAGCTTTTGCCCGTTGGTTTAGGTCGAGGAGCCACGATCGCGCATAAAACTGGGGATATTGGTTTCCTACTAGGAGATGCTGGGATTGTAGTTATGCCCAATGGCAAGCACTACATGGCCGCAGTTTTGGTTGAAAGTGCCTACGATGACCCAGCCGCCAGAGACTTCATCCAGGATGTCTCTCGCATTGTCTACACCTACCTGGATCAGGCAACCCGTACTGCTTCGGTCAACCAACCCAATCCATAG
- the petJ gene encoding cytochrome c6 PetJ yields MKQLLALLLAIALTLTMAPSSASAIDISQGAEIFQVHCAGCHMNGGNIIRRGKTLKQKALKKYGVDSLAAIATLVTNGKNNMPAFQERLNEAQIQAVSAYVLEAAAKDWR; encoded by the coding sequence ATGAAACAACTGTTGGCTCTCCTTTTAGCGATCGCTCTGACCCTGACTATGGCTCCTAGCTCAGCTTCAGCTATAGATATTAGTCAAGGAGCAGAAATTTTTCAGGTTCACTGCGCTGGTTGTCATATGAACGGCGGCAACATTATCCGGCGGGGGAAGACGCTGAAGCAGAAAGCGCTGAAAAAATATGGGGTCGATTCCTTGGCAGCGATCGCCACTCTTGTCACCAACGGTAAAAACAACATGCCTGCTTTTCAGGAACGCTTGAACGAAGCGCAGATTCAAGCGGTATCAGCTTATGTCTTAGAAGCAGCGGCAAAAGACTGGCGTTAA
- a CDS encoding glycosyltransferase family 4 protein produces MKNRSNPDTDRALHLSIITQFYPPDYAATGQLIEELAFQLGQQEIEVQIFTGQPGYAFQRKSAPAAESLEKVSIRRSRTTQIWPQRIRGKVISGLLFCLRSGVHLLKHSQRGNVLLVTTAPPYLPILGLLANLCFKLPYICLVYDLYPDVAIQLNVVSQKHWIAQLWHAINRAVWGRSQQLIVLSPTMKQRIVNRYPALADKISVIHSWADPNTIVPIAKQDNWFATEHNLTEKFTVLYSGNVGRCHDMETILKAANHLQNEAIQFVFIGSGAQYQACIKQANSSGLSNCLFLPYQDKQTLPYSLTACDLSLVSISPGMEGLVAPSKLYGTLAAGRPVAIICEPHSYLRQILAAANCGQAFVNGDGQGLAHFIRDLAQNTELGVQLGAAGRRYLMNHFTPEIIATQYSTVIKAQNKAPSPISVEADSTSSPYFRLSRPWLSRLGFSRKG; encoded by the coding sequence ATGAAGAACCGTAGCAATCCAGACACCGATCGAGCGCTTCATCTATCGATTATTACGCAGTTCTATCCACCTGATTATGCTGCTACTGGGCAACTTATTGAGGAACTGGCGTTCCAATTAGGTCAGCAAGAAATTGAAGTTCAAATCTTTACAGGTCAACCAGGCTACGCATTTCAGCGAAAGTCAGCGCCAGCGGCTGAAAGTTTAGAAAAAGTATCAATCCGACGATCGCGCACGACACAAATTTGGCCTCAGCGCATCCGGGGCAAAGTCATTAGTGGTTTGTTATTTTGCCTGCGTTCTGGGGTTCATCTCCTCAAGCATTCTCAGCGAGGTAACGTTCTTTTAGTTACAACAGCACCTCCGTACTTGCCAATTTTAGGTTTGCTAGCGAACTTATGCTTTAAGCTGCCTTATATTTGTTTGGTTTATGATCTATATCCTGATGTCGCGATTCAACTCAATGTTGTGTCGCAAAAACACTGGATAGCGCAACTTTGGCATGCCATTAATCGAGCTGTTTGGGGGCGATCGCAGCAACTTATTGTATTGAGTCCGACCATGAAGCAGCGGATTGTCAACCGATATCCAGCATTGGCGGATAAAATTTCGGTGATTCATAGTTGGGCTGATCCTAATACCATTGTTCCGATCGCTAAACAAGATAATTGGTTTGCGACTGAGCATAATTTAACTGAAAAGTTCACGGTGCTTTATTCTGGCAATGTGGGTCGTTGCCATGATATGGAAACCATCTTAAAAGCAGCAAACCACCTACAAAATGAAGCAATTCAATTTGTATTTATTGGGAGTGGAGCGCAATATCAAGCTTGTATCAAGCAAGCTAACAGTTCAGGTCTCAGTAATTGTTTGTTTCTACCTTACCAAGACAAGCAAACTTTGCCCTACTCTTTGACTGCTTGCGATTTATCCTTGGTGAGCATTAGTCCTGGCATGGAAGGTTTAGTTGCTCCTAGTAAGCTCTATGGTACGCTTGCCGCTGGACGCCCTGTCGCTATTATTTGCGAACCCCATTCCTATCTACGTCAAATTCTAGCAGCGGCTAACTGTGGTCAAGCTTTCGTGAATGGAGATGGTCAGGGTTTGGCTCACTTTATTCGCGATCTAGCTCAGAACACTGAGTTAGGCGTACAGTTGGGTGCGGCGGGACGGCGTTATCTCATGAATCACTTTACCCCAGAGATCATCGCTACCCAGTACTCCACTGTGATCAAAGCCCAAAACAAAGCTCCGAGTCCCATATCCGTTGAGGCTGATTCAACTTCATCTCCCTACTTTCGATTAAGTCGTCCTTGGCTGAGTAGACTAGGGTTCTCTCGGAAAGGATAA
- a CDS encoding polysaccharide biosynthesis tyrosine autokinase, translating to MQMEPYSYPLVPGQPQPTGEMQPHALPLTYYAPQPYYAKDELDLKNFLEVLRRRALVVVSVAIAVTATTWGWTWTRTPIYKGDFQVLVEPVTDTQTSQKILQDNQNLLQPTFDYATQIEVLRSPELLAPIVLQLQKQYPGLSYGSLVQNLTITQLSNTKILSISYRDSDPKKVQNVLEGLSTLYLNYGVQQRQVSLQQGTQFVDEQLPNLRERVSTLQKQLEDFRQRYSLIDPESRGNELSELISDVEKQQQEARTQLVEAQSLYTTLYNQVGYRPAEAIAASSLSESPRYQQLLNQIQEVEAQTAVELARFQPTSPNIQILEDKKQQLEALLDEESQKVLGNQSRPSGADGNLTSISLDLSKQLVNTANQVQVLQMRNLALAEVERNLKQNFELVPALARQYTDLQRELKVATDSLNRFLGTKETLQIEAAQKAIPWQVISAPQEPQQPISPNTPRNLALGVVAGLLLGTGAALLSEKLDNVFHSPTDLKDLTRLPLLGVVPFQKRLPEPNYGDVTPRFTLPEHQNLKLEPGEQLQLDENLSAFPAPSPSHYTASPFLESFRSLYTNVRLLGSDTPVRSLVIGSAVPAEGKSTISLQLAKAAAAMGQRVLLVDADMRRPQVHTYLGLANMRGLSHLIATNVTAEEVIQRSPTDENLFIITAGQIPPDPTKLLSSKKMQNLMAELQESFDLVIYDTPPVLGLADSSILATYTDGIIMVVGLGKTDRSTLAMALDGLKISSTPVLGIVANGIKGYTTQSYDYYNRYYTQKRDSVPLKVPTV from the coding sequence ATGCAGATGGAACCATACTCCTATCCTTTAGTACCCGGACAGCCGCAGCCCACTGGCGAGATGCAGCCTCACGCTCTGCCGCTGACGTATTATGCACCACAGCCCTACTATGCCAAAGACGAGCTAGACCTCAAAAATTTCCTAGAAGTTTTACGCCGTCGAGCCTTGGTCGTGGTAAGTGTGGCGATCGCAGTCACAGCTACTACTTGGGGTTGGACTTGGACTCGAACCCCCATTTACAAAGGGGACTTTCAAGTTCTGGTAGAACCCGTTACTGATACGCAAACGTCCCAGAAAATACTGCAAGACAATCAGAACCTTCTGCAACCAACCTTTGACTATGCCACCCAAATTGAGGTGCTGCGTAGCCCAGAACTATTAGCCCCAATAGTCTTGCAGTTACAGAAGCAATACCCTGGCCTTAGCTATGGTTCTTTGGTGCAAAACCTCACCATTACCCAGCTCAGCAACACAAAAATTCTGTCGATCAGCTATCGCGACTCCGATCCCAAGAAAGTTCAAAATGTTTTGGAAGGCTTGTCAACGCTATATCTGAATTATGGGGTGCAGCAGCGACAAGTCAGCTTACAGCAAGGAACCCAGTTTGTTGATGAACAACTGCCAAACCTGCGTGAACGGGTGAGTACGCTGCAAAAACAGCTAGAGGATTTTCGCCAAAGATACAGCCTGATTGATCCAGAGTCGCGAGGGAATGAACTATCAGAGCTGATCAGTGATGTTGAGAAACAACAACAAGAAGCTCGCACGCAGTTGGTAGAAGCTCAATCACTTTACACTACCTTATACAACCAAGTTGGATACCGTCCCGCAGAGGCGATCGCGGCTTCTTCCCTGAGTGAATCTCCCCGCTATCAACAGCTCCTCAACCAAATTCAAGAAGTAGAAGCTCAAACAGCGGTCGAATTGGCTCGTTTTCAGCCAACTAGCCCAAATATTCAAATCTTGGAGGACAAAAAACAGCAGCTGGAAGCACTGCTGGATGAAGAGTCTCAGAAGGTCTTGGGGAACCAGTCGCGACCGAGTGGTGCTGATGGCAACTTAACCTCCATATCCTTAGACCTGAGCAAGCAGTTGGTCAATACCGCCAACCAGGTACAAGTTCTACAAATGCGCAACCTAGCCCTCGCAGAAGTAGAGCGCAACCTAAAGCAAAACTTCGAGCTAGTACCAGCTCTGGCTAGACAATATACTGACTTACAGCGAGAGTTAAAGGTCGCCACCGATAGCCTCAACCGCTTTCTCGGCACGAAGGAAACGCTACAAATTGAAGCTGCTCAGAAAGCAATTCCTTGGCAAGTGATTTCTGCCCCGCAAGAACCCCAACAACCGATCTCACCCAATACGCCTCGCAACTTGGCTTTAGGCGTTGTGGCTGGCTTGCTCTTGGGAACAGGGGCTGCACTCCTGAGCGAGAAGCTGGATAACGTTTTCCACTCACCTACCGATCTAAAGGACTTGACTCGTCTTCCCCTCCTAGGCGTGGTTCCTTTTCAAAAACGCTTGCCAGAGCCTAACTATGGGGATGTAACTCCTCGCTTTACGCTCCCAGAACACCAAAATTTAAAGCTTGAGCCTGGAGAGCAACTCCAATTAGATGAAAACTTAAGCGCTTTCCCGGCGCCGAGTCCTAGCCATTACACCGCTTCTCCTTTCCTAGAGTCCTTCCGATCGCTTTATACCAATGTTCGTCTATTAGGTTCGGATACACCCGTTCGCTCTTTAGTCATTGGATCGGCGGTACCTGCGGAAGGAAAATCAACGATCTCACTACAACTGGCAAAAGCAGCAGCGGCAATGGGGCAGCGAGTCTTATTGGTGGATGCTGATATGCGCCGCCCTCAGGTTCATACTTACCTAGGTTTAGCCAACATGCGCGGTCTGAGCCACCTGATTGCTACCAATGTAACGGCTGAAGAGGTGATTCAGCGATCGCCCACCGATGAAAATCTCTTTATCATCACCGCAGGGCAAATTCCTCCCGATCCTACCAAGCTACTCTCTTCCAAAAAGATGCAAAACTTGATGGCAGAGCTACAGGAGAGCTTTGACCTAGTAATCTACGATACGCCTCCCGTCCTGGGGCTTGCCGATAGTAGTATTCTGGCAACTTATACTGATGGCATCATCATGGTGGTTGGTCTTGGCAAAACCGATCGCTCCACTCTAGCGATGGCTCTGGATGGGCTAAAAATTTCTTCCACCCCTGTCCTGGGTATTGTGGCGAATGGGATTAAGGGCTATACCACTCAGTCCTATGATTACTACAATCGCTACTACACCCAAAAACGCGACTCTGTACCTCTAAAAGTTCCTACGGTATAA